In Deltaproteobacteria bacterium, a single window of DNA contains:
- a CDS encoding TetR/AcrR family transcriptional regulator: MASKTKKVKTLKPKKVSAGARKDSIIEAAGRLFAKKGFKGTTTRAIAEEVGVSEAMIFKYFKKKDDLFKAIIDRCCNDSSGRFLIEKEMDGKSGKEALRAMALFMMKRYAEDSSFARLLLYSALERQKFSEIFLKSRGMEMLNAISGIIQGMAASGDIKKTDPMLASRAFLGMIAHYSMMQEIFGFKSMFKRPLNEVADAFVDIFLNGMSRAGRAGG, translated from the coding sequence ATGGCATCGAAGACAAAAAAAGTAAAAACGTTAAAACCAAAGAAGGTCTCGGCAGGGGCGAGAAAGGACTCGATTATCGAGGCCGCCGGAAGGCTTTTCGCCAAAAAGGGGTTTAAGGGCACTACCACGCGCGCGATAGCCGAAGAGGTCGGCGTTAGCGAGGCAATGATATTCAAGTACTTTAAAAAGAAAGACGACCTTTTCAAGGCTATAATAGACAGATGCTGTAACGACTCCTCGGGCCGCTTCCTTATAGAGAAGGAGATGGACGGCAAAAGCGGCAAAGAAGCGCTTCGTGCCATGGCCCTCTTCATGATGAAAAGGTATGCCGAGGACTCGTCGTTTGCGAGGCTTCTTCTCTATAGCGCGCTCGAGAGGCAGAAGTTTAGCGAGATATTTCTAAAGTCCAGGGGCATGGAGATGTTAAATGCCATATCGGGGATCATACAGGGAATGGCTGCTTCCGGAGATATTAAAAAGACCGACCCGATGCTCGCCTCAAGGGCATTTCTTGGCATGATAGCGCATTATTCCATGATGCAGGAGATATTCGGTTTCAAATCGATGTTCAAGAGGCCGCTTAACGAGGTAGCGGACGCGTTTGTGGATATATTCTTAAACGGCATGTCAAGGGCCGGCAGGGCAGGAGGTTAG
- a CDS encoding TolC family protein: MTVFRITAAVAALIILVSVPSGANAGESVSLYDAWKLTLSNSESVLIAGEEAFQDRLDKHRAYSRILPSVTLSGNYTKYSEDKYSASGVLLQPEDTTRYEARVEQTIFGGGKEFSAIRQAGFLSKGSKAMHEDAKEDAIVKGSRAFYNLLASMRELDIRKSSLKRAEDLLTLSKKRFEVGSATKADVLRAEAEAAAKRADVVVADGAHVNAVSYFERLTALKGEYTLVPQMPGLVEWFKTVEDNADKLILTALEKRRDYKQLEYLERAASSGVGYARGQFLPTVSLEGVYVKRDQTPLPTEYIDEYVYGGINVKFPIFEGGLRVAELRQAKSKFREASLMRVSARRDIELDVRRKLNDMKSAMALVDSYEKALAFAKENYEVVLKQYRYGLADNIGLVEAETTLVGAELGFSRASLSYELSVIELKRSIGVLFDEVTVRLKLPVSER; this comes from the coding sequence ATGACGGTATTCAGGATAACTGCGGCAGTGGCCGCGCTAATTATTTTAGTATCTGTGCCTTCGGGCGCAAATGCAGGGGAGAGTGTTTCGCTCTACGACGCGTGGAAGCTTACGCTCTCGAATAGCGAGTCCGTGCTTATTGCCGGCGAAGAGGCCTTTCAGGACAGGCTCGATAAGCACAGGGCGTACTCAAGGATACTTCCGTCCGTGACCCTTAGCGGCAACTACACCAAATACAGTGAAGATAAGTACAGCGCCTCCGGCGTTCTTCTCCAGCCAGAGGATACGACGCGTTACGAGGCAAGGGTCGAGCAGACTATCTTTGGCGGAGGTAAGGAGTTTAGCGCCATCAGGCAGGCCGGGTTCTTAAGCAAGGGCTCCAAGGCCATGCACGAGGACGCGAAGGAGGACGCCATAGTAAAGGGCTCGAGGGCCTTCTATAACCTTCTTGCCTCGATGCGCGAATTGGATATAAGAAAGTCCTCGCTTAAGCGAGCAGAGGACCTGCTGACGCTTAGTAAAAAGCGGTTCGAGGTCGGAAGCGCTACAAAGGCCGACGTTTTGAGGGCAGAGGCAGAGGCAGCTGCCAAGAGGGCCGACGTCGTTGTTGCCGACGGCGCTCATGTCAATGCTGTAAGTTATTTCGAGAGGCTCACCGCTCTAAAAGGCGAGTACACGCTCGTGCCGCAAATGCCAGGGCTCGTTGAATGGTTCAAGACCGTTGAGGATAACGCCGATAAGCTCATTCTAACGGCCCTTGAGAAGCGGCGCGATTATAAGCAGCTTGAATACCTTGAACGCGCGGCATCCTCCGGCGTCGGGTACGCAAGGGGGCAGTTCCTGCCGACCGTTTCATTGGAAGGAGTTTATGTAAAGCGAGACCAGACGCCGCTTCCGACCGAGTATATAGACGAGTACGTCTACGGCGGCATTAACGTCAAGTTCCCGATATTTGAAGGAGGCTTAAGGGTTGCCGAACTTCGGCAGGCAAAGAGCAAGTTTAGAGAGGCGTCCTTAATGAGGGTATCTGCAAGGCGCGATATAGAGTTGGACGTAAGGCGTAAGTTAAACGACATGAAGTCCGCCATGGCGCTCGTTGATTCGTATGAAAAGGCCCTTGCCTTTGCAAAGGAGAACTACGAGGTCGTGCTTAAGCAGTACAGGTACGGCCTTGCCGACAACATAGGGCTTGTGGAGGCAGAGACAACGCTTGTTGGCGCGGAGCTTGGGTTCTCGAGGGCGTCGCTTTCCTATGAGCTAAGCGTAATAGAGCTTAAGCGGAGCATTGGCGTGCTCTTTGACGAGGTAACCGTGAGGCTAAAGCTTCCGGTCTCGGAGCGTTAA
- a CDS encoding efflux RND transporter periplasmic adaptor subunit: protein MGKFDSIKKKPLIIALIVIVALAAVVVIVKGGGGKKGGGPGGPGGFAQTYSVRTWKAEKTNFDVTVKAVGTLEADQEVLVSSDVSAKLTKLVKDEGSVVEKGEALLILDEDRFLLEVKRKDGEFKKAEADAAFAVKNYERNKELLKDGMVTQSKYDEALNLKNSAVGNLDSKRAELSIAKKNFDDSRVKAPFSGILAERYVTVGAYVTQGSKLFKLIDSNPMKVTASIPERYVNAVKAGQQARLTVNSIEGTFEGKVYFTGPSVDVSTRTFTVKAEIDNSKGLLKPGLFAELSISTGTLEGVFLVTENAIVMKESKDVVFVVKGENVEERVVTLGDRVEGKVVITGGVLDGEEIVVDGAQNLSTGAKVKAAGAAAPPKH, encoded by the coding sequence ATGGGTAAATTCGATTCGATAAAGAAAAAGCCGCTTATCATAGCGCTTATAGTCATAGTGGCGCTTGCGGCCGTTGTGGTCATTGTAAAGGGCGGCGGGGGTAAGAAGGGCGGCGGCCCGGGCGGCCCCGGAGGCTTTGCCCAGACCTACAGCGTAAGGACGTGGAAGGCCGAAAAGACGAACTTCGACGTAACTGTCAAGGCCGTTGGCACGCTCGAGGCGGACCAGGAGGTGCTCGTAAGCTCGGACGTTAGCGCAAAGCTTACGAAGCTTGTGAAGGACGAGGGAAGTGTTGTTGAAAAAGGAGAGGCGCTCTTGATACTCGATGAGGACCGTTTCCTTCTCGAAGTTAAGAGAAAAGATGGCGAGTTCAAGAAGGCCGAGGCGGATGCGGCCTTTGCCGTGAAGAACTACGAGCGTAACAAGGAACTCCTGAAGGACGGCATGGTCACGCAGTCCAAGTACGACGAGGCGTTGAACCTTAAAAATTCCGCTGTTGGCAACCTCGACAGTAAGCGCGCGGAGCTGTCTATTGCAAAGAAGAATTTTGATGATTCGAGGGTAAAGGCGCCGTTCTCGGGCATCCTTGCCGAGCGCTACGTGACAGTCGGCGCGTATGTAACGCAGGGCAGTAAGCTCTTTAAGCTAATAGATTCGAACCCCATGAAGGTGACGGCCTCTATCCCGGAGCGCTACGTCAATGCCGTTAAGGCCGGGCAGCAGGCGAGGCTCACGGTGAATTCCATAGAAGGGACATTCGAGGGCAAGGTGTACTTCACAGGGCCAAGCGTTGACGTTTCAACGCGCACATTTACGGTCAAGGCGGAGATAGACAATTCAAAGGGGTTACTAAAGCCCGGGCTATTTGCTGAGCTCTCCATTTCAACGGGCACGCTCGAGGGCGTGTTCCTCGTAACGGAGAACGCCATAGTTATGAAGGAAAGTAAGGACGTCGTGTTCGTTGTAAAAGGCGAGAACGTTGAGGAGCGCGTTGTTACGCTTGGCGACAGGGTCGAGGGCAAGGTCGTCATAACAGGCGGCGTTCTCGATGGCGAGGAGATAGTCGTAGACGGCGCGCAGAACCTGTCAACAGGCGCGAAGGTCAAGGCCGCAGGCGCTGCGGCGCCGCCAAAGCATTAG